The Ooceraea biroi isolate clonal line C1 chromosome 1, Obir_v5.4, whole genome shotgun sequence genome has a window encoding:
- the LOC109611290 gene encoding aminopeptidase N-like encodes MMHVNMDNPELGNSTMKYIMGNCVRENNYPIVNVRRTEHTLEISQYQDEYHIDEHYRQKVLQWIPTTFTTWEELDFNNMTHHWIPPKDSTKYNISVPITTKNGWIILNLQQTGYYRVKYDDKSLDAITYYLRFMEYEDIHVLNRAQIIDDTYYFLKRGEITYGRFLHLIYYLREERDYVAWYPMFQMFRDISCFLPFEESAPLKVR; translated from the exons ATGATGCACGTTAACATGGATAATCCAGAACTAGGCAACTCtactatgaaatatataatgggGAACTGtgtaagagaaaataattatcctATTGTAAATGTTCGTCGAACTGAACATACGCTGGAAATATCTCAATATCAAGATGAATATCACATCGATGAACACTATCGGCAAAAAGTACTTCAATGGATACCTACCACTTTCACTACATGGGAAGAGTTAGATTTCAATAATATGACTCACCATTGGATACCTCCAAAGGATAGCACAAAGTATAACATATCTGTCCCAATTACTACTAAGAATGGATGGATCATACTAAATTTACAACAAACAG GATACTATCGTGTAAAGTACGATGACAAGAGCTTAGATGCAATTACATACTATTTAAGGTTTATGGAATATGAGGATATTCATGTTCTTAACCGTGCTCAAATCATTGATGacacatattattttttgaagaGAGGAGAAATTACATATGGCAGGTTTTTGCATCTCATATACTATTTGCGCGAAGAGAGGGATTACGTAGCATGGTATCCAATGTTTCAAATGTTTAGAGACATATCATGTTTCTTACCATTTGAAGAGAGCGCACCTTTAAAGGTGAGATag
- the LOC109611289 gene encoding uncharacterized protein LOC109611289 produces MVFILKGLLKNLSYNETTGEDDLTKWLRREAVRWACIFGCTECQEIANARLKEHLKDPRNYKLSPEWREWTYCKGAMKADAKVFLKLIGFQLSVNINEYKVFDYISCAERPRFATNMVYYSSRNQKDSYSTLFHYAIFVDHVVEHVDHGIIGNMEEYK; encoded by the exons ATGGTCTTTATCTTGAAAGGTTTGCTCAAAAACCTATCATACAACGAAACTACCGGCGAAGACGATCTTACTAAGTGGTTACGTCGAGAGGCTGTAAGATGGGCTTGTATTTTTGGTTGTACAGAGTGTCAAGAAATTGCAAATGCTAGATTGAAGGAACACCTAAAAGATCCCAGAAATTACAA ACTTTCGCCGGAATGGAGAGAATGGACGTACTGTAAAGGTGCGATGAAAGCAGATGCCAAAGTTTTTCTGAAATTGATTGGCTTCCAGCTAAGTGtcaatataaatgaatataaagtttttgattatatttcatGCGCTGAAAGACCCCGTTTTGCTACCAACATGGTTTATTATTCATCTCGTAATCAAAAAGATAGCTATTCCACACTTTTCCATTATGCCATCTTTGTTGATCATGTAGTGGAACATGTAGACCATGGTATCATAGGAAATATGGAGGAGtacaagtaa
- the LOC105284099 gene encoding histone H3.v1-like translates to MPSPLLLLLSPPPPLPSLLLHPTPLLLLPSPLSLPMLLLPSTTTEKITDQEVEGQEHACTRNGSCTFCTDSRRLITIGIEDEEEEDEEEEEEEEEEEEEENWKIKSDMCNSYIYLIT, encoded by the exons ATGCCGTccccgctgctgctgctcctgtcgccgccgccgccgctccCGTCGCTGCTGCTGCACCCgacgccgctgctgctgctcccgTCGCCGTTGTCGCTCCCGATGCTGTTGCTCCCCTCGACGACGACAGagaaa ATTACAGACCAAGAGGTAGAAGGGCAGGAGCACGCGTGCACCAGGAACGGTTCATGCACTTTCTGTACCGACTCTCGTCGGCTCATTACTATTGGGATAGAggacgaggaagaagaggacgaggaggaagaagaagaggaagaggaagaggaagaggaggagaattggaaaataaaaagtgatatgTGCAACTCTTACATTTACTTAATTAcataa
- the LOC105284106 gene encoding leucyl-cystinyl aminopeptidase: MLLQIFKMKLGIPFLQLFLSSIMFTTVTPCIQGEHQFTENKTYRELSYRLSKDVVPRLYNISIIFFPTMTHFDAKCKIDIEILKTISNISLHSHDTIKLEKEEIKLIMQNKVYELSEPPYYRRDENIVDLYFDQVPPGNYTLSIVYVKNIRESDMEDEGYFKTIFLPETDNQQKLLLVTTIQTIEARKWFPCWGEPEFKATFVISFNHEIKYYIWPTMQSERYTLDEYKQDWMWISFVISYPISTYHVMFILTDLDLKSHKEYISHPSIERYKVDVFRSMWSRLSVANFTQFSEVVIDKILQSEWYHKIHVSITSIDQLAIPTMQEDVFGKWRLIVYKYSILFFI; the protein is encoded by the exons atgttgctacaaatatttaaaatgaaactTGGCATTCCATTCCTTCAACTATTTCTAAGTAGTATAATGTTCACTACTGTGACACCATGTATACAAGGAGAACATCAGTTTAccgaaaataaaacatatagaGAACTTAGTTATCGTTTATCAAAAGATGTCGTGCCACGACTCTATAATATCagcataatattttttccaacGATGACCCATTTTGATGccaaatgcaaaattgatattgaaattctcaaaacaatatcaaatataagtTTACACAGTCACGACACTATCAAacttgaaaaagaagaaataaaattgattatgcAGAATAAAGTATATGAACTCAGTGAACCTCCATACTACAGACGTGATGAGAACATTGTAGACCTCTATTTTGACCAGGTACCTCCTGGAAATTATACCTTGTCCATAGTatacgttaaaaatattcgTGAATCAGACATGGAGGATGAAGGTTATTTTAAAACTATATTCCTGCCTGAAACGGATAATCAACA GAAGTTATTGTTGGTAACAACTATTCAAACTATTGAAGCTCGAAAATGGTTTCCATGTTGGGGCGAGCCGGAATTTAAAGCAACATTTGTAATTAGTTTCAATCatgagataaaatattacatatggCCAACCATGCAAAGTGAAAGATATACACTCGATGAGTATAAACAAGACTGGATGTGGataagttttgttatttcataCCCAATATCTACATACCATGTAATGTTTATACTAACTGATTTAGATCTTAAATCTCACAAGGAATATATATCACATCCCTCAATCGAACGTTATAAAGTAGATGTATTCCGTTCGATGTGGAGTAGACTTAGCGTGGCAAATTTTACGCAATTTTCAGAGGTCGTGATTGATAAAATCCTACAATCTGAGTGGTACCACAAAATTCATGTATCAATCACGAGTATAGATCAACTTGCAATTCCGACCATGCAAGAGGATGTCTTCGGAAAATGGAGGCTCATTGTTTATAAGTATAGCATACTATTCTTTATATAg